CGATCCGATCACGACGGTGGCCAACACCAGCAGCCTGTGCACGACGGCGTCGGCCGATCCGCTGGCCCGCACGCCCTCGCAGTGCCTGCTGCGCGGCTTCCCCGGCACCTACACCCGCCTCACCGCGGAAGCGCAGTGGCGCAAGTCCTTCACCGATCCGCTCGGCCAGATCTGGACGCCGTTCGCCAGCCTCCGCGCCGACGCGATCAATTCCTCGGTCTCCAACCAGCCGGGCGTGTCGAACTACCTGCCCGTCGGCGACACTCAGGCGTTCCGCCTGATGCCGACCGTGGGCCTGGAGTACCGCTATCCGTTCATCAACGTTCAGCCCTGGGGCTCGACCACCGTCGAGCCGATCGCGCAGATCATCATCCGGCCGAACGAGACCTATGCCGGCAAGCTTCCGAACGAGGACGCCCAGAGCATGGTGTTCGACGCCTCGAACCTGTTCAGCGTCGACAAGTTCTCCGGCTACGACCGTGTCGAGGGCGGCGGCCGCGCCAATGTCGGCGTGCAGTCCACCACGCAGTTCGACAGGGGCGGCGCCGTCAAGGCGCTGTTCGGACAGTCCTACCAGTTGTTCGGCCTGAACTCCTTCGCGGTCCAGGACAGCATCAATACCGGCCTCGATTCCGGCCTCGACAAGCCGCGTTCCGATTATGTCGCGAGCGCCAGCTACTCGCCGAACCGCACCTATACGTTCAGCGTTCGCTCCCGCATGGACGAGCAGACCTGGAACATCCAGCGCTTCGAGGCGGAAGGTCGCGCCAACTTCGATCGCTGGTCGGTCGCCCTGCTGTACGGCAATTATGCCCCGCAGCCGGAACTCGGCTATCTCGCCCGCCGCGAGGGCATCCTGACCTCGGGCTCGCTCAAGGTCGCGGCCAACTGGGTGGTGTCGGGCTCGGCACGCTGGGATCTCGAGGCCAACAAGATCAACCAGTATGTGGTCGGTGCCGGCTATGTCGATGATTGCTTCGTGCTGGCGGCGAACTATGTAACTTCGTATAGCTATTCGGCGGGCACCACACCGCCCGTGCTGAGCCATGCGTTCATGTTCCAAATCGGCCTGCGCACGCTCGCGACCTCGTCGACGAGCAGCGGTTACGCCGGCCTCCAGTGAGCGGTTTGAATTGCCGGCCGCGTTTGCCCGATCTCAGGCTCGACGCGGTTGACATGCGAGCGACCATCATGACGACGCCATTGCCTGTCTTGCGCCTCCTCCTCGCCCTCAGCGCCGGGCTGATCCTGACCGGCCTGCCCTCGCCGTCGCGCGCGCAGAACATCGTGGTCATGGTCAATGGCGATCCCATCACCGATTTCGACATCGAGCAGCGCTCCAAGCTCGACCAGCTGACGACGCAGAAGGCGCCGAGCCGGGAGCAGGTCATCAACGAGCTGATCGACGAAAAGGTGAAGATAAAGGAAGGCAAGAAGTACGGGGTCGATCCCGGCGTCTCCGACATCAACCAGTCCTACGAAGGCATGGCGCAGCGCATGCGCATCACGCCGGATCAGCTCACCAAGATGCTCGAAATCAAGGGCGTCCGCCCCGAGACGCTGAAGGGCCGCATGAAGTCCGAGATGGTCTGGACCAGCCTCGTGCGCGGCCGCTACAAGGAGCGCCTCCAGGTCGGCGAGCGCGACGTTGCGCAGGCCGTGCAGGCCCAGAGCGGTGAGAAGCTTCAGGTCGAAGGCACCGAATACAAGATGCAACCGATCGTGCTGATCGTGCCGCGCGGCTCGTCCGCGTCGTTCCTGGAAACACGCAAGAAGGAAGCCGAGAGCTATCGCTCACGCATCGGAAGCTGCGAGGAAGCCAACTCGCTGTTCCGCTCGACACCGAATGCCACCATCCGCGAAAGCGTCACCAAGACCACCGCGGAACTGCCCGAGGCGCTGCGCAAGGTGCTCGACGACACGCCGATCGGCCACCTGACCGCGCCCGAGATGACCAAGAACGGCATCGAGATGGTGGTGCTGTGCTCGCGCAAGCCGACCATGATCGACACGCCGAAGAAGCGCGAGGTCCGCGAGAAGATGTATCAGGAGAAGTACGAGAAGACCCAGAAGGCCTATCTCGAAGAGCTCCGCAAGGCGGCGATGATCGAATATCGCAACCGCTGATGCCCGAGCCTTCCTCAGAGCGCCCGGCAAAACCTCTCGCCCTGACCCTGGGAGAGCCCGCCGGCATCGGCCCCGACATCACCATCGCGACCTGGCTCAGACGCCGCGAACTGAACCTGCCCGCCTTCTACCTGCTCGGCGACGAAGCGCTGATCGCCCGGCGCGCCAAGGCGCTCGGCGCCGACATCGGGATCGCCGCGGTCAGCGCCGGCGAGGCCGAGGCCGCCTTCACCGAGGCCCTGCCCGTGGTTGCCACCGGCGAGCGCGCCACGGCCGAGCCCGGCAAGCCCGACGCATCGAGTGCGCCGGCCGCGCTTGCCTCGATCCGCCAGGCGGTCACTGATGTCCGCGAGGGGCGCGCCGGCGCCGTCGTCACCAATCCGATCGCCAAGAGCGTGCTCTACCGCGCAGGCTTCCGCCACCCCGGCCACACCGAATACCTCGCCGAGCTCGCCGCAACGGACGGCCGCGTGCCGCAGCCGGTGATGATGCTGTGGTCGCCGCGGCTCGCCGTGGTGCCCGTGACCATCCACGTCTCGCTGCGCGAGGCACTGGCCCAGCTCACGAGCGAGCTGATCGTCTCGACCGTTCGCATCGTCGCGACCGAACTCAAATCCCGCTTCGGCATCGCCAGACCACGCATCGCGGTCTCCGGCCTCAATCCACACGCCGGCGAGGACGGCTCGCTCGGCCACGAGGAGCAGACGGTGATTGCGCCCGCGCTCAAGGTGCTGCGCAGCGGCGGCATCGAAGCCAGGGGCCCGTTGCCCGCCGACACCATGTTCCATGAAGCCGCACGCACTACTTACGACTGCGCGGTCTGCATGTATCACGACCAGGCGCTGATCCCGATCAAGACGGTCGCCTTCGACGACGCGGTCAACGTCACGCTCGGCCTGCCCTTCATCCGCACCTCGCCCGATCACGGCACCGCCTTCGACATCGCCGGCACGGGCAAGGCCAATCCGGCGAGCCTGATCGCGGCGCTCAGGCTCGCAAGCCGCATGGCGGCAGCGAAACTCTGATGAGCGCGATCGACGACCTCCCGCCGCTGCGCGAGGTCATCCGCCAGCATGCGCTGTCGGCCCGCAAATCGCTGGGACAGAACTTCCTGCTCGATCTCAACTTGACCGCGCGCATCGCGCGCGCGGCCGCGCCGCTCGAGGAGGCCACCATCGTCGAGATCGGCCCCGGCCCAGGCGGGTTGACGCGCGCTTTGCTTGCGCTCGGCGCGAGGCGCGTCATCGCCATCGAGCATGATGAACGTGCGATCCCGGCCCTGCAGGATATCGCCGCGCGCTATCCCGGCCGCCTCGAGATCGTGCATGGCGATGCCATGTCCTTTGATCCACGCCCGCGGCTCGCAGGCGAAC
This genomic stretch from Bradyrhizobium sp. CCGB12 harbors:
- a CDS encoding SurA N-terminal domain-containing protein, producing the protein MTTPLPVLRLLLALSAGLILTGLPSPSRAQNIVVMVNGDPITDFDIEQRSKLDQLTTQKAPSREQVINELIDEKVKIKEGKKYGVDPGVSDINQSYEGMAQRMRITPDQLTKMLEIKGVRPETLKGRMKSEMVWTSLVRGRYKERLQVGERDVAQAVQAQSGEKLQVEGTEYKMQPIVLIVPRGSSASFLETRKKEAESYRSRIGSCEEANSLFRSTPNATIRESVTKTTAELPEALRKVLDDTPIGHLTAPEMTKNGIEMVVLCSRKPTMIDTPKKREVREKMYQEKYEKTQKAYLEELRKAAMIEYRNR
- the pdxA gene encoding 4-hydroxythreonine-4-phosphate dehydrogenase PdxA gives rise to the protein MPEPSSERPAKPLALTLGEPAGIGPDITIATWLRRRELNLPAFYLLGDEALIARRAKALGADIGIAAVSAGEAEAAFTEALPVVATGERATAEPGKPDASSAPAALASIRQAVTDVREGRAGAVVTNPIAKSVLYRAGFRHPGHTEYLAELAATDGRVPQPVMMLWSPRLAVVPVTIHVSLREALAQLTSELIVSTVRIVATELKSRFGIARPRIAVSGLNPHAGEDGSLGHEEQTVIAPALKVLRSGGIEARGPLPADTMFHEAARTTYDCAVCMYHDQALIPIKTVAFDDAVNVTLGLPFIRTSPDHGTAFDIAGTGKANPASLIAALRLASRMAAAKL